CAGGCTCTGGGTGAAGGTGTTCGCGCTGTCGTTCGCGCTGGGCGTCGTTTCCGGCATTACGATGAGCTTCCAGTTCGGCACCAACTGGCCGGGGTTCATGAGCAAGGCCGGCAACATCGCCGGACCGTTGCTGGGCTACGAAGTGCTGACGGCGTTTTTCCTCGAAGCCACTTTTCTGGGCGTCATGCTGTTCGGCCGCGACCGGGTGCCGGCATGGATGCACACCCTGTCGGCTTTCCTGGTGGCGATCGGCACTTCCGGATCGGCGTTCTGGATCCTCGCGCTGAATTCGTGGATGCAGACGCCGCAGGGTTTCGAGGTGATCGACGGCCAGTTGCATGCCACCAGCTGGATGGCGGTGATTTTCAATCCGAGTTTTCCGTATCGCCTCGCGCACATGATGATCGCCTCCGGGCTCACGGCGGTATTTCTGGTAGCCGGCATCTCGGCATTGCAGCTGTTGTGCAACCGCACACTCGAACCGGCAACGCGCATGTTGCGCCTCGCTGTGGCCGTCGCAGCGGTGCTGACCCCGCTGCAGATCTTCGTTGGCGACCAGCATGGATTGAACACGCTCGAGCATCAGCCGGCGAAAATTGCGGCGATCGAGGCGATCTGGGAAACCGAGCGCGGCGCGCCGCTGCTGTTGTTCGCGATGCCCAACAGGCAGACACGCAGCAACGATTACGCAATCTCGCTGCCGAAGGGTGCGAGCCTGATCCTGACCCACGATCCCGACGGCGAAGTGAAGGGCCTTTCCGAATTCGGCGACAAGCATCCGCCCGTTGCAACGGTGTTCTGGACTTTCCGTGTGATGGTCGGCGTGGGCATGCTGATGTTGGCGGCGTCCTGGTTCGGCGCCCTCTTGCTGATCCGGCGCCGTGAGTTTCCGCGCTGGTTGTTGTGGATGTATTCCGGCATGACCTTCTCCGGATGGGTCGCGGTGCTGGCGGGTTGGCTGACAACGGAAATCGGCCGCCAGCCCTATGTCGTCTACGGCGTCATCCTGACCGCGGATACTGCGTCGACCGTACCCGCTGCATACATCGCAACGACGTTCATTGGCTACGCCCTTATTTATACGCTGCTGCTGATTTCCTACATGGTCGTGCTCACACAACTTGCGCGCAAGGAAGCGGAGGGCAAGGGTCGCGACATGCCCGCGCCGGGTGCACTGGGCCCGCAGGTGCTGTGACGATGGAACTCGATCTGCCGCTGATCTTCACCATGCTGATGGGATTGGCCATCCTCGCCTACGTGATTCTCGACGGCTTCGATCTCGGCGTCGGCATCCTGCTGCCGCTGGCCACGCGTGCGGAGCAGGACATGATGGTGGCTTCCATCGGCCCGTTCTGGGATGCAAACGAAACCTGGCTGGTGCTGGGCGTGGGCATCCTGCTGGTGGCGTTTCCGCATGCGCACGGCGTCATCCTGCCTTCGCTCTACCTGGAGGTGGCGCTGATGCTGATCTCGCTGATCCTGCGCGGCGTCTCCTTTGAATTCCGCGTGAAGGCGTCGGGATGGCACCAGTCGATGTGGAACCACCTGTTCTTCGTCGGTTCGCTCGGTACCGCGGTCGCGCAAGGCGCGATGCTGGCCGGCGTCATCACCGGTTTCCGGGGCGGGCCGCTGTTCATCGCATTCGAGTTTCTGGTGGGGATCGGACTGGCCGGCGGCTATGCGCTGCTGGGTGCGACCTGGCTGGCGATCAAGACCGAGGGCGACCTGCACGCGCGCGCGCTCAATTGGAGCAAAGCCGCAGTGCTCCTCGCGGCTGCGGGCGTGGCGGCAATCAGCTTGGTCACGCCGTTTGCAAGCGCCGGCATCATGGAGAAATGGTTTGCGTGGCCGCGATTGCTTTGGCTGTCGCCCTTGCCGTTGCTCACGGGGGCTGCGTTCGCCGGCATCCTGCTGTCGGTAACGAGATTGCAGCGCGGGACGTCTAAACGCGAATGGCTGCCTTTCGTGTTGTCCGTATGGATTTTCGTGTTCGCGTTTGCCGGACTCGCTTACAGCCTGTTTCCCTATCTGGTGGTGGATCGGCTGACCATCTGGCAGGCCGCGGCCGCGAGGGAATCGCTGATGTTTGTGTTTGTCGGCACTTGCGTCGTACTGCCTATGATCTTCGGCTACACGGTGTTTTCCTATCGGGTGTTCTGGGGCAAGGCGCGGGAACTGACGTACGGCGAATGAAGGCGGTGAGCGGTGATTGGTTGCTGGTAAAACACAAGCGACAACCGCGCTTCCCCAACCCTAGTTTTTTGTCCCGAACAACCGGTCACCCGCGTCGCCTAGTCCCGGAACGATGTAGGCGTTTTCATCGAGACGATCGTCGAGAGAGGCGACGAACATCGGCACGTCGGGATGCTGCTGCTGGAAAACTGCCACGCCCTCCGGCGAAGCGACCAGTGCGAGAAACAGGATGTCTTTCGCCGGCACGCCGCGATGCTTCAGGACTTGCACGGCATGGGCGGCGGAATAGCCGGTGCCGATCATCGGATCGCACAGAATGAAGACGCGACCCCCGACCTCGGGCAGCCGCACCACGTACTCGATCGGGCGGTGGTTTTCGTCGCGGTAGAGTCCGATGTGTCCCACGCGGGCGGAAGGGATCAGTTCCAGTAGGCCGTCCGCCATGCCGATGCCGGCGCGCAGCACCGGCACGATTGCAAGCTTCTTGCCGGCGATGACCGGCGCTTCCATGGAGGTCATCGGCGTTTCGATCGTGCGCGTGGTCAGCGGCAGGTTGCGGGTGACCTCGTAACCCATCAGCAGCGTGATCTCGCGCAACAGTTCGCGGAACGTCCGGGTGGACGTTTTCCTGTCCCGCATATGCGTAAGTTTGTGCTGGATCAGCGGGTGATCGAGGATGAACAGGTTCGGGAAACGCGGATCCTGCTTCATTGCGGGGGCATCCTGGGAAAAGTTTTTCTGCCGATCCCTGGGGGAGGGCGTGTCGCCCTCAGATCAGTTTGCCACCGATTGCTTCCCGGCACGTCACGGCAACTTGATCTTTCCCGGCAATCCGCCTGGCCCGCCGAATCCGCCGGGGATGCCCTCGGGAATGACGATCGAGGAACTCTGTTGCCGGCGCAATTCCTGCAATTCCCTGACCGCGCGTTCGACGGCAACGGCAGCGAACTCGGCGAATTTCTCTGCCGCCTGGCCCAGGGAACCGGCCTCGATCTCGAACGCCAGCGGTAGTGCGCCGACCGGCGTCATGAGCTGGGTTTCGCCGACATAGATCACCTTGCGGCCGGCGTCGACGGAACTGTCGCTTTTGACCGGGGTCATTACGCGAATGGTGCCTATCTTGCGATCGGTGAAGATTTCCTCGCGATACAGGTTCGCGGGGTCCATCTTGAGTTCAGGTGTATTCTCGGCGGCCATGACAATAGTCCTGCGTTGGGGGTCTTCTTGAGAAACGGCCGGATTATCCCATGACTTCAACCTTGCCCAAAACCGGCTGCATGCAACCGAGCCCTGACCGGGGTACAAACGGCCCCAGCCTCTGAGGTTGCAGGGCCGATCGGGATTTTCACTGAATGCTCGCCTACCGACATCTTTTTCACGCCGGCAATTTCGCCGACGTCTTCAAGCACTCGTTGCTGACCCGGCTGGTGCTCGCGTTCGAGAAAAAGGACAAGCCGTTCTTTGTACTCGATACCCATGCCGGCATTGGACGCTACGACCTTACCCACGAATGGGCACTCAAGAACGCGGAGTTCAGAGACGGTGTCGCGATGGTTTGGGGACGAAAAGACGTGCCGGATGAGTTCATTCCCTATTTCGAAGCGATAAGAGGCGAGAACGCCGGAAATGCCTTGCGCTTTTATCCCGGTTCGCCACGCGTGGTGCGCCGGCTCCTGCGGCCGGTCGATCGCATGGTGCTGGTCGAACTCAACAGGAAGGACTGCGAAAATCTGGGCGGCCTGTTCGGCGGCGATCGCCAGACGACAGTGCATTTGATGGATGGATACCAGTCGCTGAAGGCCTTCCTTCCGCCGAAAGAGCGACGCGGGCTGGTTTTCGTGGATTCTTCATTCGACCGCGCCCGGGAATTCGACCGGCTGACAGACGGACTCGTCGAAGCACACCGGCGCTTCGCAACAGGCGTTTACGCGCTCTGGTATCCGCTGATGGAGCCGCTCGCAATGCGCGCGTTCGAGCGGGGATTGGTCGAAACCGGCATCAGGAAAATCCTGCAACTCGAAATTTCAGTGCTATCCGAAAACTGGAGCGGCGGCATGCGCGGATGCGGAATGCTGGTGGTGAATCCGCCGTTCGGTTTCGAAGCGGAAGCACGGTCGATGCTGAAGTGGTTACAGCCGATCCTCTCCCGCGAGGACGGCGGCAGCCAGCGTGTAGTCTGGCTGGCGGGAGAATAGGTGCCGCCGCGGGCACAACCAAGGGAACTAAACCCGGCATCGAACGGGCCGTTATCCTGATTGAACCAGCCAAGGCTACCGGGATTGATCAGGCACGATTTGCAGGGGTTGTCGGTAGAAATTGCCGCGATTTTGGTGCGGCGTTGGATTGGAATGCACCGTGACTGTGCATTTCCTTGCTGCAGGGCCGCAAAAGTGGCCAAGTTGCGGTGGCCGGACTGCTGGCCCGGTTATTGCTGCACTATGTACAAGAATATTTACCGGCCCGGCGGGGTCGGGGGGAAGCGCCGGTCCAGGAGCACACATGGACTCTCTTTCTCTCGCGTCGCTGGCGCTGCAGTTGCTGGCCTCGATTCATTCGTTGTCGGGCTACTCGGCAACGAACCTTCCTGAAATCCATCAGGTACCCCTGGCGGAAATCCGCCAGCGATTCTGCAAAGGCCCCTGTCCCACCCAGGCGTACTACAAGCCGGGAGAAGGCGTTTACATCGACGAAGCATTCGATCTGATCAACGACGAGTTTGCGCGTTCAGTGCTGCTGCACGAACTGGTTCACCACGTGCAGAGAACCAGCGGCAAATTCCAGGCGATCCCGTCGGAGTGCGACCGCTGGTTTGCCGCGGAGCGGGAGGCCTATGAACTGCAAAACCGTTATCTGGAAGAGATGCAGGACGGCCATCGTGTGAACGTAAACGCATGGCGGTCGCGTTGCGACGGTTGACGAATCCTGACTGCGGCTGATGTAATGGAAACAGGGGAAGGGCGCTCACAGGAGCCGTCATGGATCAGTCCGCCCTCGCCTCTTTGATGGTCGAGTTGTTCACGGCGATCAGGCTCCTATCGGCCTATCCGGCGCCCGCCGTTCTTCCTGAAGTCCATTCGTTGCCGCAAGCGGAAATCCAGCGCCGGCTGTGTGACAGCCGGCCGTGCCGCATCAAGGCGTTCTATCATCCGGATTGGGGCGTCGTCGTCGACGAGACACTCGATTTCCAGAACGACCCGTTCGATCGTTCCATCCTGCTGCACGAGCTGGTTCATCATCTTCAGAAGACCACCGGCAAGTTCGAAGTCGTCGCCAGTTTTTGCAGCCGGCGGGTTTCCGAGGAACTCGAGGCTTACGAAATCCAGAATCGCTATCTCTCAGAGGTCCACGCGTCTCGTCGCGCACTCGTCATGGGTTGGACGGGCAAGTGTGCCGATGATGACGCGGCATTCAAGCCGGAAGCCCGCCTTCAGCCAAAGGGCAATTGAGCGCAGTATTCGCCTGTCACCGTCGTCCGACGGTGGAACTAACACGGACCAATCCTCATGGAGCCGGCAATGTCCTCATTGATCGCCGAATTGTTCGCGACCATACAGTTGCTGGCCGGCTATGCGCCGCCCACCGTTGCGCCGGAAGTCCATCGCGTGGCACAGAGAGAGATCGAGGAGCGGTTCTGCCATGCCCCTTGCGCGATCAGGGCGATCTACGATCCGACCCTCGGGGTCTATATCGACGAGAAACTGGACGTGGTGAATAACATCTTCGATCGCTCGATCCTGCTGCACGAGTTGGTTCATCACGCTCAGGCCGTCAGCGGCCGTTTCGACATGGGCTCCAGCGACTGCGTGCGGCGCAACGCCGCCGAGCGGGAAGCCTATGCCCTGCAGAATCGGTACCTGCTGGAAATGAACGATGCGCGGCGGGTATCGATGAACGGTTGGGCGGCACGCTGCATCGACGGGGAAGTGCCGACTCCGCACAAGCCCTGAGGGTGGTTTACGGGCTGGAATTCTCCGAGTTATCCCGCACCTATGTCGGACGACCCGGGCATAATGGGCTCCTTGATCACCAGGCTTGGGTCCGTGCCCGGGAGTCTGTATGCCAAATTCGGGTTCCGGGCGTTGGTGGCCCTGGATTTGACGTGGTTCGGTGGCGATGTCGGTTCCGTTTATGGCGCCACGGTGGCACACTTGGCGTGTTTGTAAGGTCTGGCGCTGATGTGCGACTGAATGCGATGTCGGGCCGTCGATGCTGCGACACCGATCCGATCGGCCTGCGGGAGTAGCGGCGTAGCTCCCGCAGGTCGTGACCGTCTTCCGGGACCCCGGGCCTGCATCCGATCGGGGGATCTGGTCGTATACGTCGGTCAAGCCAGCCAAAAAAAGCAACAAAACAAAAACTGGAGCAGTGAAGGCTTGGCCGGCTCGCGTAGCCCTGGATGACAATTCGACAAACTTGAAACTGGATAGTGAGGAGATACAGAAAGATGAAAAATGCAATCGTAGTTGCCGCAATTCTTGGTTTTGCTTCCGTGGCGTTTGCGGATGATGCGGTGAAGACTGGCGCTGCCGGCGACAAGCCAGCCCGTGCGATCGAGGACGGCGCCGTGAAGTCGCAAGGTGCCGCGGCCAAACCCGGCCGTACTGCCGATGAGAGCTCCGTGAAATCCGGCGGACCCGCCAAGGCCGGTCGCGCTGTTGACGATGGCTCCGTGAAGGCCGCAGGAACCTCCGGCAAGCCGGGTCGCGCCGTCGACGATGGCACCGTCAAGGCACCGGGCAAGTCGAAGAAGCATGCCCGTGCTGTGGACGACGGCAAGGTCAAGTCCGCCGGCAAGTCGGACAAAGCCAGCCGTGCTGCGGACGAAGCCAAGAAGTAATCAACGACGTTGTCGAAGCGGGCCGCCAATTTTTTTGGCCGGCCCGCTTTTTTTCAGGGGAAGGAATCGATGTCCCCTTCGTATCCGATCCGCCGGAGTTACCTGGACATGAGAAAAATACTCTCTCTGATTTCGCTGGTGATCGCAGCATCGCTGTGCCGGCCCGTTCTGGCCATGACTTCGGCCATGGTTGCGTCCTGCCCCGCCGGCATGGAGCAGAAGGTCACAACCGTGACCGGAATGTTCCTGATCCATGTCATCTGCGATCACGTTATGTTCGAGATTCCGGCGAAGATGCTGAACCGGGATATGCTGGTCAACACCGAATTCGCGGCGTTGTCCACCGGTAGCGACTTCGTCGCTCCCGGCTCGGTGGTGGACAACCGCGTGATCCGCTGGGTCCGCCGCGGCAACAAGGTGTATCTGGAAAACGTGCGCTACGAGATGTGGGCGCAGAAAATGTCAAGTCTGCAGCGCGGCGTGGAGTCGGCTTCTCTGCGTACCGTTATCAAGGCTTTCGACATCATCATGGAAGGCCCGGATAATGCCCCCGTGATCGACATCACGGGGTTGTTTGTCAGTGAAGTGCCGGACGGTTTCGCACTGGAATTCATGCAGTATTTCCGCATGAATGCGATCGATCCGAAGCGCTCATTCATCGAGAGCGTGAAGGCTTTCCCGCAGAACATCGACATCCGCTTCCAGCAGACCTGGGTGCCTTCCGCAACGGAACTCAGGAAAACCGTCGAAGACGAGTCGGAGCGCGTGCCGCCCGCGCTCGGGTTCATTTTCCACACCAGCTTGCTGCTGCTGCCCGAGGAACCGATGGATCCGAGATTCGCTGACGATCGCGTCGGCTATTTCTCGGTGGCGTTCGACGACTACGGCACCAACGATCACGGCAAGGTGCGGCGCGCGTTCATCCAGCGCTACCGGCTGGAGAAGAAGGACCCCGAAGCCGATGTATCGGACCCGGTCAAGCCCATCGTTTTCTACATCAGCGACGAAGTGCCGGAGAAGTGGCGCCCCTTCATCAAGGGCGGTATCGAGGACTGGCAGAAGGTGTTCGAAAAAGCAGGAATCAGCAATGCCATCATCGCGCGCGATGCGCCCACCGCGGCAGAAGATCCGAACTGGGATCCGGAGGACGTTCGCTACAACGTGGTCCGCTGGACGCCGAGCGGGCGCCAGAACGCAATGGGACCGGCGGTGGTCGATCCGCGCAGCGGGGAAGTCATTTCCTCGCATGCGATTTTCTGGCACGACGTGCTGAGACTGGTCGAAACCTGGTACTTCACGCAGGTGTCGCCGCTTGATCCGAAAGCGCGGAAATTGCCACTGCCCGACGATGTGATCGGCGATATGCTGCGCTATGTGGTCTCGCACGAGATCGGTCACGCGCTGGGATTGCGCCACAATTTCAAGGGGCATTCCGCGTACTCGGTGGCACAGCTGCGCAGCCCGGATTGGACGCGCAAGTGGGGCACCTCCGCGTCGATCATGGACTACGCGCGGCTCAACTATGTCGCCCAACCCGGCGATAACGCCTCTCTCCTGCCGAAGTTCGGGCCTTATGACTACTTTGCGATCGAGTGGGGGTATCGGTCGTTTTCCAACGGCATGAGCTGCGACGACGAGTGGCCCCACCTCGACGAATTGGCGGCGAAGCAGGTCGGCGATCCGATGTTGCGTTTTGGCGGCGAGGACGATTATGCGACCCTGGATCCGAAGGTCAACACCAATGTCGTCGGTGGCGATCCCATCGAGGCGGCCGATCTGGGGCTGCGCAATATCGACCGCGTGATGCCGTTGCTGATTCCGGCCACCACCAAGCACGGCGGGGACTATGTTCGCCTGCGCGAGATGTACCAGTCGTTGATGGTGCAGCGTTATCGCGAACTGGCCGCGGTCGCGAAGATCGTCGGTGGTGTCGAGGAAACGCGCTACCAGGCGGGGCGCGGCACGGCGCCGTTCAAGCCGGTGGAGCCGGCGCGACAGCGCGCGGCTGTGATATTTCTGATCGACAGGGGATGGGTCACACCGCGGCCCTTGCTCGATCGCGAGGTATTGCTGCGCATCGGTCCCTCGGGTGGTGCGGATGCATTGCAGGGATCCAACGTGCAGTTGCTGCGCCAGATTCTCGATCCGGGCGTATTCCAGCGCATGGCCGAGGCCCGGCAGGCGGATCCAAGCGGCAAAGGCTACGTCGGCAGGGACATGCTGATCGACCTGAACGATGGTCTGTTCAAGGAGCTCGATGCCAAGAGACCGGTAGTCGAACTGTACCGGCGCGAACTGCAGCGCAACTACGTGACGTTATTGCTGGTTGCGACCGGTGCCACCAACGATCCGCAGGGGGCATCCACCTCGATCGACATGAAACAATTGTTGGATGATGGGTCGATACACGGCAGCGCACGCAGTCTGTCCGTCTCGCGCAACGCCACGTCGCCCCTCGCCGATATCGCCAAGGAATATCGGCGTGAGCGCGGGCGGCCGAGCGAGTTTCGCTCCTCGCTGCGCTCCGGCGTCGCGCATCTATACGCAAAGCTGGACGAGGGCATCAAACGCGCGAAAGATCCGGAAACACTGGCGCATCTGCGCGACCTGCGTTCGGAACTGGGGAAAGTGCCTTGAGAGCAGGGACTAGGGGTGAGGGACGAGGGGCTAGAGAAAAGCGTTACCGATCCCTTCGGTTACTTTGAAGGGAAGAAAAAATCTGGAACCCGCAGGCTGAAGAGTATTCTCATCCCTAGCCCCTAGCCCCTAGCCCCTAGCCCCTAGCCCCTAGCCCCTAGCCCCTAGCCCTTTGCCTCGCCAGCATGCATTCCGTGTTGGGAACGTAAATCAGGCCGGCGATCTTGCGCACGAATTGGTCTTCGTAGACGTCCAGTTCAGCATCGGCGAATGCCACTTTCCACAGATTTTCGACGAGCGCGCAACGCTGCTCGATGGAGAGCAGACGCTTGATGATGGATGCCGGGTCGAAGTAGGACGTCAGGCGCTGCGATCCGGCTTCACCGAGCAATGCCAGTGCCTCGAGATCGGGCAATCCGAACATTTTGACCAGAGCAGCAACGGCCGTGCGCGCTTCTTCCGGACTCTGTTTGAAGTCGACGCGCGTCATCTCGTGCAGCAATCCCGCGACTGCCAACTGAAGCTGTCGTTGTTCCGAGATGGCCGGTGTGGTGCCGCCTCCGACGGAGAATTCGGCAAATAGAGTTTTCAGAGCGTTGAGCATTGGCCGCCTGACGTGTTTTCTCGAGATCGCAGTTGGAGCGAATACAGGTGAGCTGAGTTCCTGCCGCACGCGCTGATTTGCATAAGTCGTTGCACTCCGGGTTTTTCAGTCAACAACGTCCATTCCTTTCCGGACCGCCGGCCTCGAGGCCATGGTGGCGCCCCAACGCTGAAGGTTGGCGAATCCGCCGGCCTGGTCGATGAGGGCCTTGCGCGGCGCGAAATTCGGGTAAAGCATCAGGTCGGCCACCGACAGTTCGTCGGCGAGATATTCACGTCCCGCGAGGTGCGCGTCGCAAACCGAGAAAAAGCCGAGCAGGCGTTGTTTGAAATAATCGATGCTGGAAGGGATTTTCTCCGGGACACTGTTTTCCAGGCGGAAAATCGCGCCGCTGGTCGCAGCAACATCGGTCGCGCCCTGCATGAACCATTGCATCGTGACAGCGCGCCGCGCCGCGTCCTTCGGCAGGAACTTGCCGGTTTTCTCCGCGATATAGAGGATGATGGCGCCGGATTGCGAAAGCGTGATGGGCTTGTCGCCAAGGCCGTCCTGATCGACGATGACGGGGATCAGGCCGGCCGGGTTGAGCTTCAGAAACTCCGCGCCGCAATGTTGGCCCTTGGCGAGATCGACTTTGTGGACACGATAAGGCAGTCCGGCCTCCTCCAGCGCCACCGACGCCCGAAATCCATTGGCAGTTCCCGCAGAAAACAGATCGATCACGATTCGCTCTCCTCTGTTCACGGCCATGTTTTTTTGCGGGCCGTGGAAGGCGCAAGTTTAACGTCAGATCGCGTCGGCGTCTTCAACGTCGTATGCCACGATCGCCGCGTTACAATCCACCGACCCTAAACCACCAATGCGGGGAAATACATGAGAAGACTGATCGCGTTCATTTTCGCGCTGGGTGCCTTGCTCTGCGTTACGGCATCGCACGGTGCGCCGCTCGAAAAACCGAAGACCACCATCGCAGTCGGCGGCAAAGCCTCATTGTATTACCTGCCGCTTACGATCGCGGAACAGCTCGGCTATTTCCGGGACGAGGGCTTGCAGGTCGAGATCGTCGATTTTGCAGGCGGGGCGAAGGCGTTGCAGGCGATGATGGGTGGCGGTGCCGATGTTGTTTCCGGCGGATTCGATCACGTGATGGTCATGCGTGCGCGCGGCCAGAATCTTCGCGGTTTTGTGCTGCAGGGGGCCACGCCCGCGATATCGCTCGGCGTGGCGATAGAGCGGGCCGCCCGGTACCGGTCGCCGAAGGATCTGAAGGGCATGAAGATCGGCGTATCGGCGCCTGGTTCGAGTACGCATGCCTTCATCAATCATCTGCTGGCCTCAGTCGGGCTTGAACCCGATGACGTGTCCATCATCGGTGTCGGCACCGGTCCGGCGGCCGTCGCGGCAATGCGCGCCGGCCACCTGGATGCGATCGCGAACATCGAGCCTGCGATTACGCTGCTGGAAAAGACCGGTACGATCAGGGTCGTCGTGGAAACCGTGAGCGTGCAGGGGGCCAAATCGGTTTACGGCAGCCCGTTGCCTTCAGGCTCGCTCTACACCCGCGAAGAATTCATCAAGGCCAATCCGAACACGGTACAGGCGCTGACGAACGCGATGGTGCGCGCACTGAAGTGGCTGAAGACGGCGACGCCGGACGACGTGGCAAAGACGGTCCCGACGGAATATCTGCTCGGTGATCGCACGCTCTACCTGGATGCATATCGCAAGAACAGCGAGAGCTATTCCCGGGATGGACTGTTTCCCCCGGCGGGAGCGGAGGCGCAGTTGAAGGTGTTGAGCGGTTTCGAGCAGGCGGTCAGGGAAGCGAAGGATCTGAACCCTGCCGACGCCTATACCAACGATTTTGTGCGCGATGCGCTGCACAAAAATAAATAGGGCGTGACTGACTGGGAAAGGCTCCCTTGAGCCGTCCCGCGACACGTGTTACGGTTGTAGTTCCCTATCCTGCAATCCGGTTATTCACGGGTTTCCCAAGGATGTGCATGAAGTACTCGATAACAATCATAATCATGCTGTCGGCCGTTGCGCCCGTCACGGTGTTGGCACAAACCGCTCCCGAGACCGGCAAGGAAATTTTCGAACAGATGTGCGCCGGATGCCACGGCACCTACGGTAACGGCCAGGAAGGGACAAAGAGCGGGTTCGTGCCGCGTATCGGCACGCTCGCCAACAAGGAATACATGGCCTCGGTGCCGGACGACTATCTCAAGATGATTATCAACAAGGGCGGCGCCTACATGGGCAAGATCGCGGCCATGCCCGCCTGGGAGCACAAATTCAACGACGAGCAAGTCGCTGACCTCGTCGCCCATATCCGCACGTTGACGGGAACGGCGGAAAAAAAATAGAGATAAGAAAGATCCAGCCGGTCGAACGGCCAGGATATG
Above is a genomic segment from Betaproteobacteria bacterium containing:
- a CDS encoding cytochrome c, with the protein product MLSAVAPVTVLAQTAPETGKEIFEQMCAGCHGTYGNGQEGTKSGFVPRIGTLANKEYMASVPDDYLKMIINKGGAYMGKIAAMPAWEHKFNDEQVADLVAHIRTLTGTAEKK